One part of the Thermococcus litoralis DSM 5473 genome encodes these proteins:
- a CDS encoding MFS transporter, whose protein sequence is MKRERSLLQIIRERTAKISIRKKRKRNLLLLAISMFLANISWGIAFPYLGVYMKILGGSLFLVGLLSVAFNLTSSIAQYPFGYLSDRTGRRKPFIAFGIFSSGVAYLFVIFATTPSMLLGIRILQGVLGSSLFPAHTAFISELSVLEKVGSTFGFFNFIENIGYMLGNFLGSGIVKLLGIKSAFVISAVISIVSAGIVMLIEETPHQPSRSKRLIIPQESRESERVIFEGNAFKNLLKGKLGIFYLSVLFAMVASGQVYSVLSVYFEERFGSQWVGILFGVDSLAAALGAPFIGKAIDKKGAKKIFILSLVGYMIVFYGYGIIATIYSMIVLSILSGIKWSAFISASSSYVALNTEDKIRAQAMGMLNTMMSIGWVVGPLIGGYLSGISFKINFLSSLIPLTLALILILIPKS, encoded by the coding sequence ATGAAGCGGGAACGTTCTCTGCTTCAAATCATTAGAGAGCGCACTGCAAAAATCTCCATAAGAAAAAAGAGAAAAAGAAACCTCCTTCTTCTTGCAATTTCAATGTTTTTGGCAAATATAAGCTGGGGAATAGCCTTCCCATACCTCGGGGTGTACATGAAAATTCTAGGAGGGTCGCTTTTTCTTGTCGGGCTTTTGAGCGTTGCTTTCAATTTAACCTCTAGCATAGCCCAGTATCCTTTTGGGTATCTTTCTGATAGAACCGGGAGGAGAAAGCCGTTCATAGCGTTTGGAATATTCTCTTCAGGTGTTGCGTACCTTTTTGTAATATTTGCCACAACTCCATCCATGCTCCTCGGGATAAGAATTCTTCAGGGAGTTTTAGGCTCTTCACTTTTCCCCGCTCATACGGCCTTTATTTCCGAGCTTTCGGTTCTGGAAAAGGTGGGTTCGACCTTTGGTTTCTTTAACTTCATTGAAAATATAGGGTACATGCTGGGCAACTTTCTAGGGAGTGGGATAGTTAAACTCCTTGGCATCAAAAGCGCTTTTGTAATATCAGCTGTAATATCAATTGTTTCAGCCGGAATTGTGATGCTCATAGAAGAAACTCCCCATCAACCTTCACGTTCCAAGCGATTAATAATTCCGCAAGAAAGCAGAGAGAGCGAGAGGGTTATTTTCGAGGGCAACGCTTTTAAGAATCTTTTAAAGGGCAAACTGGGCATCTTTTACTTGTCTGTTTTGTTTGCAATGGTAGCATCTGGCCAAGTTTACTCCGTGCTCTCTGTATACTTTGAAGAAAGATTTGGGAGTCAATGGGTTGGAATTCTCTTTGGTGTTGATTCTCTGGCAGCAGCATTAGGTGCCCCATTCATAGGGAAAGCCATTGATAAAAAGGGCGCGAAAAAGATCTTCATTTTATCACTAGTGGGCTACATGATAGTGTTCTACGGATATGGCATAATCGCAACCATTTATTCAATGATAGTTCTCTCCATCCTTTCAGGAATAAAATGGTCGGCCTTTATTAGTGCCTCATCTTCTTATGTGGCATTAAACACAGAAGATAAGATAAGGGCACAGGCTATGGGAATGCTAAATACGATGATGAGCATTGGATGGGTTGTTGGGCCTTTAATAGGAGGCTATCTAAGTGGAATAAGCTTTAAAATTAACTTCCTCTCTTCGTTGATACCACTCACCCTGGCACTCATTCTAATTCTCATTCCAAAATCTTAA
- the thiE gene encoding thiamine phosphate synthase: protein MNLRKKLKLYVITDRRLRPEVESVKEALEGGATSIQLRIKNAPTREMIEIGKEIRKLTEEYDALYFVDDRLDVALATNADGVQLGSEDMPISIAKEIAPNLIIGASVYSLEEALQAEKEGADYLGAGSVFPTPTKKDVKIIGIEGLSRIVESVKIPVVAIGGIKHENVREVLKAGVDGIAVISAIMGAENVREATERMRKIIEEVIG from the coding sequence TTGAACCTTAGAAAAAAGCTGAAGCTTTATGTCATCACTGATAGGAGGCTAAGACCAGAGGTAGAAAGCGTCAAAGAGGCATTAGAGGGTGGCGCAACCTCCATTCAACTGAGGATAAAAAATGCCCCAACAAGAGAAATGATAGAGATCGGTAAGGAAATAAGGAAGCTCACAGAGGAATATGATGCTCTCTACTTTGTGGATGATAGGTTAGATGTGGCTTTAGCAACAAACGCAGATGGAGTTCAACTGGGTTCTGAAGACATGCCCATCTCAATTGCCAAAGAGATAGCACCCAATCTAATCATAGGTGCCTCCGTCTACAGTTTGGAAGAAGCCCTGCAAGCGGAAAAGGAGGGGGCAGACTATTTGGGGGCAGGTTCTGTCTTTCCTACTCCTACAAAGAAGGATGTCAAGATTATTGGCATAGAAGGGCTTAGTAGAATAGTGGAATCGGTAAAAATTCCCGTGGTGGCAATAGGGGGCATAAAACACGAAAACGTCCGGGAAGTTCTCAAAGCCGGAGTAGATGGGATTGCTGTGATATCTGCAATAATGGGGGCAGAAAACGTAAGAGAAGCCACTGAAAGAATGAGAAAGATTATAGAGGAGGTTATCGGATGA
- a CDS encoding TIGR01177 family methyltransferase — protein MLYVEILGNLPEMAQGEVRALLEMASPEFRIIERDYLFLALKGDKKAFPLLNRLGLAHEYGELLFSAKSLEELYSKAENVKWKNYIRGTFKVDRETMVNCSHLVENVEKKLGAIISKRGFKVNLSSPETLIRVYCGKKLWVGIRERFFKAKPFNERKADQRPFYKPIALPPRVARAMVNLARAKKEVLDPFMGTGGILIEAGLMGLKVYGVDLRRDMVEGAKRNLEHYGVKNYVLKQGDATKLRELFPDKTFEAVATDPPYGSSATLGGRKREELYKKALSSIYDVLDGYLSIAFPAQFNAEIVAEKIGFEVLEKYYQRVHSSLDRYFYVMRT, from the coding sequence ATGCTCTACGTCGAGATACTTGGGAATCTTCCAGAGATGGCTCAAGGTGAAGTTAGGGCGTTGCTAGAAATGGCTAGTCCAGAGTTTAGGATCATAGAAAGAGATTACCTTTTTCTTGCCCTTAAAGGAGATAAAAAGGCGTTTCCCCTCCTCAACAGACTTGGCTTAGCACATGAATACGGCGAGCTTTTGTTCTCTGCTAAAAGCTTGGAGGAGCTGTATTCAAAAGCAGAAAATGTCAAATGGAAAAACTACATCAGGGGAACTTTTAAAGTAGATAGAGAGACAATGGTAAACTGTTCCCATTTAGTAGAGAACGTTGAGAAGAAATTGGGGGCAATAATATCAAAAAGAGGGTTCAAAGTGAATCTAAGCTCTCCCGAAACATTAATCAGAGTTTACTGTGGAAAAAAGCTTTGGGTTGGGATTAGAGAGAGATTTTTTAAAGCAAAGCCGTTTAATGAACGAAAAGCTGATCAAAGGCCGTTTTACAAACCTATAGCTTTGCCTCCAAGAGTAGCGAGGGCAATGGTTAATCTGGCAAGGGCAAAAAAAGAAGTTCTTGATCCTTTTATGGGCACTGGTGGAATCCTTATCGAAGCGGGTCTTATGGGTCTAAAAGTCTATGGAGTTGATCTGAGGAGAGACATGGTTGAAGGCGCTAAAAGGAATCTGGAACATTATGGAGTCAAAAACTACGTTTTAAAGCAAGGAGACGCTACGAAACTTAGAGAGCTCTTTCCTGATAAAACTTTTGAGGCCGTTGCGACAGATCCACCCTATGGGAGCTCTGCCACTCTCGGTGGGAGAAAAAGAGAGGAACTGTATAAAAAAGCCTTATCAAGCATATATGATGTCCTTGACGGCTACTTAAGCATAGCGTTTCCTGCTCAGTTTAATGCAGAGATAGTAGCTGAGAAAATTGGGTTTGAAGTTTTGGAAAAATACTACCAGAGAGTTCACTCTTCTTTGGATAGATATTTTTACGTTATGCGCACCTGA
- a CDS encoding bifunctional hydroxymethylpyrimidine kinase/phosphomethylpyrimidine kinase, with translation MIRKALTIAGSDSGGGAGIEADLKTYSAFGVHGLVAITSVTAQNTQEVRAIHDVDPEVVAKQIEAVADDIGVDAAKTGMLSNAEIIKAVAKTVKKYSFPLVVDPVMIAKSGAPLLREDAMDALIEKIIPLAKVVTPNKPEAEKLSGIRIENLEDARKAAKIIVEELGAESAIVKGGHLGLSEAVDVFYFNGEFKEYRAPFVDGCTHGTGCSFSAAIAANLAKGKELEEAVRIAKEFITMGIYYGAKIGYGHCPVNQNAWIEIPAEKWRVYESLRNAIKELVAIENLPQYVPEVGMNFVYALPRLYARSKDDVAGVKGRIVKFGSAVKPVGGVEFGASDHLARAILTYMNFFPETRSVLNLKYSEELIKKASNLGLRVSFYDRREEPEEIKAQEGGTIPWGIRTAIERINGKPDIIYHLGNWGKEAMILIFGETPQVVLRKLKMLIE, from the coding sequence ATGATTAGAAAAGCTTTAACAATTGCCGGCAGTGATAGTGGAGGGGGAGCCGGAATAGAGGCAGATTTGAAAACCTACTCCGCTTTTGGTGTTCACGGTTTGGTTGCAATTACCTCAGTAACAGCTCAAAACACTCAAGAAGTAAGGGCAATCCACGATGTTGATCCAGAAGTTGTTGCAAAGCAAATAGAGGCAGTTGCCGATGATATTGGAGTTGATGCCGCAAAGACCGGAATGCTGAGCAACGCTGAGATTATTAAAGCCGTTGCAAAAACGGTGAAAAAATACAGCTTTCCCCTCGTGGTGGATCCGGTAATGATAGCCAAAAGTGGAGCGCCCTTGTTAAGGGAAGACGCAATGGACGCTTTGATTGAGAAGATAATTCCCCTTGCAAAGGTTGTAACTCCCAACAAGCCAGAAGCTGAAAAGCTGAGCGGAATAAGGATTGAAAACCTTGAAGATGCAAGAAAAGCCGCAAAAATCATAGTGGAAGAGCTAGGGGCGGAGAGTGCAATAGTTAAGGGGGGACATCTAGGATTAAGTGAAGCTGTGGATGTGTTTTATTTTAACGGCGAGTTCAAGGAATACAGAGCACCGTTTGTTGATGGTTGCACCCATGGTACCGGATGTTCTTTCTCTGCAGCAATAGCGGCAAATTTAGCCAAAGGAAAGGAGCTTGAAGAGGCAGTTAGAATAGCGAAGGAATTCATCACAATGGGGATTTATTATGGAGCAAAAATAGGTTATGGGCACTGTCCCGTTAATCAGAATGCCTGGATAGAGATTCCAGCTGAAAAATGGAGAGTTTATGAGTCCCTAAGAAATGCCATTAAGGAACTTGTAGCGATTGAAAATCTTCCTCAATATGTTCCAGAGGTGGGCATGAACTTTGTCTACGCACTGCCCAGGCTGTATGCAAGGAGCAAAGATGATGTTGCCGGAGTCAAAGGAAGGATAGTAAAGTTTGGAAGTGCTGTAAAGCCGGTAGGAGGAGTGGAATTTGGAGCCTCCGATCATCTGGCAAGGGCTATTTTAACATATATGAACTTCTTCCCCGAAACCAGAAGTGTGCTAAACCTAAAATACAGCGAAGAACTGATTAAAAAAGCTTCTAACTTGGGACTTAGAGTATCTTTCTACGATAGAAGGGAAGAGCCAGAGGAAATAAAAGCCCAAGAAGGAGGCACCATTCCCTGGGGAATAAGAACTGCTATTGAAAGAATAAACGGCAAACCCGACATAATTTATCATCTCGGAAACTGGGGCAAAGAGGCAATGATCCTAATATTTGGAGAAACCCCGCAGGTTGTATTGAGAAAACTCAAAATGCTTATCGAATAG
- the cytX gene encoding putative hydroxymethylpyrimidine transporter CytX, with protein MEGYDIRPVEKSKRTFTPLTIFAIWFGAGISIAEFWAGALLTPALSLGMAILVTIVGHILGNTVMALIALEGEETGLPTMVLSRAPLGIKGSILPSVLNYLQLIGWTAIMLIVGANAMNAVSKVFGFESYALWVILLGILVTGWTYIGPKNWEKLEKIAALLLLALSLWLTYVTLKRFSLEELLSKPGTGEIGIMLALDLVIAMPLSWAPLIADYSRFAKDKSSAFWGTYLGYFISSSLFYFVGALTNMAIGEGDPIGIIAAYGVGIPAMLIVIFSTVTTTFLDVYSAAITYKNISPKADAKKQVLLVGFLGTLLALVFPMEQYESFLLLIGGAFVSLAAIMVTDYFLVRKTYVPEELLDENGPFAGYNLKAIIIWAIGFAFYMGLALEGLFGLHIPVLSELGFRLGSSIPTFLLVSALYYLLGR; from the coding sequence ATGGAAGGGTACGATATAAGGCCTGTAGAGAAGAGTAAAAGGACATTTACCCCCTTGACGATCTTTGCAATATGGTTCGGAGCAGGAATAAGTATTGCAGAATTCTGGGCAGGAGCATTGCTAACTCCAGCACTTTCACTTGGCATGGCTATACTGGTAACAATCGTCGGACACATTCTTGGAAATACAGTAATGGCCCTAATAGCTCTCGAAGGTGAGGAAACAGGACTGCCAACTATGGTGCTCTCAAGAGCCCCCTTAGGGATTAAAGGTTCGATTTTACCATCGGTCTTAAACTACCTCCAGCTTATAGGGTGGACGGCAATAATGCTCATAGTTGGGGCAAATGCAATGAACGCAGTGTCAAAAGTCTTCGGTTTTGAAAGCTATGCCCTCTGGGTAATCCTCTTAGGCATCCTCGTTACTGGATGGACGTATATAGGGCCAAAGAACTGGGAAAAGCTTGAAAAGATAGCGGCCTTGCTTTTACTTGCATTAAGCCTGTGGCTCACATACGTTACACTCAAGAGATTTTCTCTAGAGGAGCTCCTTTCCAAACCCGGAACTGGAGAAATAGGCATTATGCTTGCCCTAGATCTGGTAATAGCGATGCCCCTTTCATGGGCACCGTTAATAGCGGATTACTCAAGGTTTGCCAAGGATAAAAGCTCAGCCTTCTGGGGAACATATTTAGGTTACTTCATATCCTCGAGCCTGTTCTACTTTGTTGGAGCCCTAACCAACATGGCAATTGGTGAAGGAGATCCAATCGGAATCATAGCAGCTTACGGCGTTGGAATTCCAGCTATGCTGATAGTCATCTTCTCTACGGTCACTACAACATTCCTCGACGTCTATTCAGCGGCAATAACCTACAAGAACATCTCACCAAAAGCAGATGCAAAGAAACAGGTACTTCTAGTTGGTTTCCTTGGAACTCTATTAGCCCTTGTTTTCCCAATGGAACAGTATGAAAGTTTTCTACTACTTATAGGTGGGGCATTTGTGTCTTTAGCGGCAATAATGGTAACTGACTACTTCCTTGTAAGGAAAACCTATGTCCCAGAGGAACTGCTTGATGAAAACGGTCCATTTGCTGGATACAACTTAAAGGCGATAATAATCTGGGCGATAGGATTTGCGTTCTACATGGGTTTGGCTTTAGAAGGCCTCTTTGGACTTCACATTCCGGTTTTAAGTGAACTCGGCTTCAGACTTGGCTCTAGTATTCCAACATTCCTCCTTGTAAGTGCTTTGTATTATTTGCTTGGGAGGTGA
- a CDS encoding ATPase, whose protein sequence is MIKAVKDDFVKFYRLHQSLEALERVRGEISEEAYERLKALVYYRLYGREFNRDKIKEKIALAFSMGSDSTASLLILRWAGFDVVPVMVRLPQMRDVILLRAQEYGAVFVEVPNYAEVISSQIQKRAPICGKCHSMIMEAVKNYARKNGIKIVASGDLLSFGSISIYKEGDLIKLNLPAFLALDKREAISILGRKYALGFGCPLWKNATKSAPILKRFGIQRVLRELRAGAIDKEIANALIRDILKN, encoded by the coding sequence ATGATAAAAGCGGTAAAAGACGACTTTGTTAAGTTCTATCGTTTACACCAAAGCCTTGAGGCCCTCGAGCGGGTTAGGGGAGAGATTAGTGAAGAAGCTTACGAGAGATTAAAAGCCCTCGTTTATTACAGACTTTACGGAAGGGAATTTAATAGAGATAAAATCAAAGAAAAAATTGCTTTGGCTTTTTCAATGGGTAGTGACAGTACGGCATCGCTTTTAATCCTTAGGTGGGCAGGATTCGATGTAGTTCCGGTAATGGTAAGACTCCCTCAAATGAGGGATGTAATACTCCTAAGAGCCCAGGAGTATGGGGCAGTTTTTGTTGAAGTTCCAAACTATGCCGAAGTCATAAGCTCTCAAATACAGAAAAGGGCTCCAATCTGTGGAAAATGCCATTCAATGATAATGGAAGCGGTTAAGAACTATGCGAGAAAAAATGGAATAAAAATAGTAGCCTCCGGAGACCTGCTCAGCTTTGGAAGTATTTCAATTTATAAAGAGGGAGACCTAATAAAGCTGAACCTTCCAGCCTTTTTAGCCCTCGATAAAAGGGAAGCAATAAGCATACTTGGCAGAAAATACGCATTGGGCTTTGGGTGTCCTCTGTGGAAGAACGCCACCAAAAGTGCGCCGATTTTAAAACGCTTTGGTATTCAGAGGGTATTGAGGGAGCTCAGGGCAGGAGCGATAGACAAGGAGATAGCAAATGCCCTCATCAGAGACATCCTCAAAAATTGA
- the thiM gene encoding hydroxyethylthiazole kinase translates to MEWIGKDLEKLREKKPLVHNITNYVVMNTTANALLAIGASPVMAHAIEELEEMIALADALVINIGTLDEHKIYSMFKAVEIAKELKKPVILDPVGAGATKLRTKTSLKLLEVGDISVVRGNFGEIAALLGEHGKTRGVDSAVYDKEAAKDLAEKAAEEFNTVTAVTGAVDYVSNGKRTYAIENGTPMLGRVTGTGCMATAIIGAFLAVEEPLKASIAGLTTFEIAAEKAFEESPYPGSFHMKLYDWLYRIDGALIKERAKVREIEP, encoded by the coding sequence ATGGAATGGATTGGTAAAGATTTGGAAAAGCTTAGAGAAAAGAAGCCTTTAGTGCACAATATAACCAACTACGTCGTTATGAACACCACTGCAAACGCCCTCCTAGCTATAGGAGCATCTCCAGTAATGGCCCATGCAATAGAGGAACTTGAAGAGATGATAGCCCTAGCAGATGCGCTGGTTATAAACATTGGAACCCTCGATGAGCATAAGATATACTCAATGTTTAAAGCCGTTGAGATAGCCAAGGAGCTCAAAAAGCCTGTAATCCTTGATCCCGTTGGTGCCGGGGCAACAAAGCTGAGAACAAAGACCTCTCTAAAACTGTTGGAGGTAGGAGATATAAGCGTAGTCAGGGGCAACTTTGGAGAGATAGCAGCTCTTTTAGGTGAACACGGCAAAACTAGGGGTGTAGATTCAGCAGTTTATGATAAAGAAGCTGCAAAGGACTTAGCGGAGAAAGCGGCTGAAGAATTCAACACAGTGACAGCAGTCACTGGGGCTGTGGATTACGTAAGCAATGGCAAGAGAACTTACGCTATAGAAAACGGAACTCCCATGCTCGGAAGGGTGACGGGAACTGGATGTATGGCTACTGCAATAATAGGGGCGTTTTTAGCGGTTGAAGAACCTTTGAAAGCATCTATAGCAGGACTAACAACCTTTGAAATTGCTGCAGAGAAAGCCTTTGAAGAATCCCCGTATCCGGGAAGCTTTCACATGAAGCTCTACGACTGGCTCTACAGGATTGATGGAGCGCTCATAAAGGAGAGAGCTAAGGTGAGGGAAATTGAACCTTAG
- the thiW gene encoding energy coupling factor transporter S component ThiW — MKAETKTQKLAYVGIFTALGVILGTISFPVGPTKVAPFQHFINVITGVLLGPWWASLTALFIGILRMSLGVGTIFSIPGGIPGAFMVGLVYKIGKKDWAAFSEPFATVFIGGTLSSLLFGPLINVHKGVVWFWIAFAPSTLVGTTLGFLTLKALRKMEVIE, encoded by the coding sequence ATGAAGGCTGAAACAAAGACACAAAAGCTCGCTTATGTAGGTATTTTCACTGCATTGGGAGTAATTCTAGGCACGATTTCTTTTCCAGTTGGTCCAACAAAAGTCGCTCCTTTCCAGCACTTTATAAACGTAATAACGGGAGTCCTGTTAGGCCCCTGGTGGGCCTCTTTAACGGCACTTTTCATAGGGATACTGAGAATGTCTCTAGGAGTGGGCACGATATTCTCAATTCCCGGTGGAATTCCAGGAGCTTTTATGGTTGGTTTGGTGTATAAGATAGGAAAAAAGGACTGGGCAGCATTTAGCGAGCCCTTTGCAACTGTTTTTATAGGAGGGACCCTAAGCTCCCTTCTCTTTGGACCCCTTATAAACGTCCATAAAGGTGTTGTGTGGTTTTGGATAGCCTTTGCTCCCAGCACCCTTGTTGGAACGACTCTTGGTTTTCTAACCCTCAAAGCCCTAAGAAAGATGGAGGTGATAGAATGA